The Streptomyces camelliae genome window below encodes:
- a CDS encoding class I SAM-dependent methyltransferase yields MLTVDFSRFPLAPGDRVLDLGCGAGRHAFECYRRGAQVVALDQNGEEIREVAKWFAAMKEAGEAPEGATATAMEGDALALPFPDESFDVVIISEVMEHIPDDKGVLAEMVRVLRPGGRIAITVPRYGPEKVCWALSDAYHEVEGGHIRIYKADELTAKVREAGLKPYGSHHAHALHSPYWWLKCAFGVDNDKALPVRAYHKLLVWDIMKKPLATRVAEQALNPVIGKSFVLYATKPHLPRVDAR; encoded by the coding sequence GTGCTGACCGTCGACTTCTCCCGGTTCCCGCTCGCCCCCGGCGACCGTGTCCTGGATCTCGGCTGCGGGGCCGGCCGGCACGCCTTCGAGTGTTACCGGCGCGGCGCCCAGGTCGTGGCCCTGGACCAGAACGGCGAGGAGATCCGCGAGGTCGCCAAGTGGTTCGCCGCGATGAAGGAGGCCGGGGAGGCGCCCGAGGGCGCCACCGCCACGGCCATGGAGGGCGACGCCCTGGCCCTCCCCTTCCCGGACGAGTCCTTCGACGTCGTCATCATCTCCGAGGTGATGGAGCACATCCCCGACGACAAGGGCGTGCTGGCGGAGATGGTGCGGGTGCTCAGGCCCGGCGGCCGGATCGCCATCACCGTGCCCCGCTACGGCCCCGAGAAGGTCTGCTGGGCGCTGTCCGACGCCTACCACGAGGTCGAGGGCGGCCACATCCGCATCTACAAGGCCGACGAACTGACGGCGAAGGTCCGTGAGGCCGGTCTCAAGCCGTACGGCAGCCATCACGCGCACGCGCTGCACTCGCCGTACTGGTGGCTGAAGTGCGCGTTCGGCGTCGACAACGACAAGGCGCTGCCGGTGCGGGCGTACCACAAGCTGCTGGTCTGGGACATCATGAAGAAGCCGCTCGCCACCCGGGTCGCCGAGCAGGCGCTGAACCCGGTCATCGGCAAGAGCTTCGTCCTCTACGCGACCAAGCCCCACCTGCCCCGGGTGGACGCCCGGTGA
- a CDS encoding NACHT domain-containing protein, which produces MAAAVPGPVGEFCAALGRLVRACGVPQVDIAAALDLSAGSVSALLNGNRRKAPEWDVVQRIVLLCAERHRSREPLPGGLRLDVAWWRGRYGELEGAVESGRGQHRRAPAEGPPPTTASLKPLGISDCVRMGIDDAVRLLADGRPGLADAADRLLGPLDAGATDSHHTVLILLDGFPERVRAAHGLRRGALLQAARTALVTVALVRCGPQQLGREGVTQLVGDLVNRAAPNPAGAGPDAPTDAFLLARIRKTMPEHIQQQLIDHYLKLATRLATACPEFALAVGQPDKAVSGTEDGAGTGLAGLGALLTEFAGRTSPAVAGHARLNDPIAELDRRGPQLPSLAEGYVNPRFRLAGPYLGSGAEDRVASDKWWEDQPTYETIERFLAAYLLNVSALRSPLVVLGHPGAGKSLLTKLLAARLPTAEFRPLRVELRHTPAEADLQTQLEHALKQQTGRAVSWPDWSEAVTGTIPVLLLDGFDELLQAGAQLLDSARQWSYLREVEQFQKREAEQGRPLIVLVTSRTVVADRAEIPPHSQVLRLEPFGAEEIGRWLETWNTTNRRYFAEHDLTPLTYASLLPHLDLAAQPLLLLMLALYDAAVGNGLGLPLDNERLSRTQLYERLFTEFVRRQVVKDGPLPATEQTAAVDRELHRLSVIALGMLHRGAQAITGEQADGDLRALAPESPGREPLGAEPLFGRFFFVHEAQAVVTDQRLRSYEFLHATFGEHLAARLIDGALRRLAESGSQDDGELYALLSFTPLTDRDQLPRNLGDMLAAWPDGEARERLPGLLAARFRQTEWGNPHRTDPGHAPTTVTRTYRNAVYEVNLLLITVLAAGEVYASAFVGTGDLVDGWRRQVLLWQSQLSSESWDLLSSALHPERCERDGKPDLRISTRQAPLLHHELNWQLGAFGGQLGSSLMLPEDVAPSGLSGTERRVMFVGDSDAELLLHAVHPLLHQMSGTLRSHLLDAGGSVRSAAQSLVALLSRDRYDTLALPDLYLRCLRHLEHLTDHERIRYLEAVVCQLRHDADILSDDALLHLVLRLDESLGDGGFVTAAAQRALLDFIHSVVGRGGGMLAVELASLQDTIYRIEHGDKDNDPLDRLLRLTKVGRSSGTWLLVVGRGKAATPLFDDVLAGLDLTMAAARHPSAVIDLLRLAADLGLDDWLAGNAARLLAALPAEAFALLRPTDLPHLRAALPEGAYAAEFARLERIWRGPAVTPPAETLPPHSPPA; this is translated from the coding sequence TTGGCCGCAGCAGTGCCGGGTCCGGTCGGGGAGTTCTGTGCCGCGCTGGGGCGTCTGGTGCGGGCGTGCGGGGTGCCGCAGGTGGACATCGCCGCGGCACTCGACCTCAGTGCCGGTTCGGTCTCGGCGCTGCTCAACGGGAATCGGCGCAAGGCCCCGGAATGGGATGTGGTCCAGCGGATCGTGCTGCTGTGCGCCGAACGCCACCGGTCCCGGGAGCCGCTGCCCGGGGGGCTTCGGCTGGATGTGGCGTGGTGGCGAGGCCGGTATGGGGAGTTGGAGGGGGCCGTCGAGAGCGGGCGGGGGCAACACCGCCGTGCGCCTGCAGAGGGTCCGCCACCAACGACGGCCTCCCTGAAACCCCTTGGCATTTCCGACTGCGTGCGCATGGGGATCGACGACGCGGTACGCCTGCTGGCCGACGGCCGACCGGGTCTGGCCGACGCCGCTGACAGGCTGTTGGGCCCGCTGGACGCCGGGGCAACGGACTCGCACCATACCGTCCTCATCCTGCTGGACGGCTTCCCCGAGCGAGTGCGGGCCGCGCACGGCCTTCGGCGCGGCGCTCTTCTCCAGGCCGCCCGGACCGCGCTGGTGACGGTGGCGCTGGTGCGGTGCGGACCACAGCAGCTGGGCCGGGAAGGGGTGACGCAGCTGGTCGGAGACCTGGTCAACAGGGCGGCCCCGAACCCCGCAGGCGCCGGACCGGACGCACCGACCGACGCGTTCCTGCTGGCGCGCATCCGCAAGACGATGCCTGAGCACATACAGCAGCAGCTCATCGATCACTACCTGAAGCTGGCCACCCGGCTTGCCACGGCCTGCCCCGAGTTCGCGCTGGCGGTCGGCCAGCCCGACAAAGCCGTCAGCGGTACGGAGGACGGCGCCGGGACCGGGCTGGCCGGGCTGGGGGCACTCCTGACCGAGTTCGCGGGCCGGACCAGCCCTGCCGTGGCGGGCCACGCCCGGTTGAACGACCCGATCGCCGAACTCGATCGGCGCGGCCCACAGCTGCCGAGCCTGGCCGAGGGATACGTCAATCCCCGCTTCCGGCTGGCCGGGCCGTACCTCGGATCCGGAGCTGAGGACAGGGTCGCCTCGGACAAGTGGTGGGAGGATCAGCCCACCTACGAGACGATCGAGCGGTTCCTCGCCGCGTACCTCCTCAACGTCTCCGCCCTGCGCTCCCCCCTCGTCGTGCTCGGCCACCCCGGCGCCGGGAAGTCACTGCTCACCAAGCTGCTCGCCGCCCGGCTGCCGACCGCCGAATTCCGCCCGCTGCGGGTGGAGCTGCGGCACACGCCGGCGGAGGCGGACCTGCAGACGCAGCTGGAGCACGCGCTCAAGCAGCAGACGGGTCGGGCGGTCAGCTGGCCCGACTGGTCCGAAGCCGTCACCGGGACGATCCCGGTGCTCCTGCTGGACGGCTTCGACGAACTGCTCCAGGCGGGCGCCCAACTCCTCGACTCCGCCCGGCAGTGGAGCTATCTGCGGGAGGTGGAACAGTTCCAGAAGCGCGAGGCGGAGCAAGGCCGTCCGCTGATCGTGCTGGTGACGAGCCGCACCGTGGTCGCGGACCGCGCGGAGATCCCGCCGCACAGCCAGGTGCTCCGGCTGGAGCCGTTCGGCGCGGAGGAGATCGGGCGCTGGCTGGAGACCTGGAACACCACGAACCGGCGCTACTTCGCCGAGCACGACCTGACCCCGCTGACCTACGCGTCCCTCCTGCCCCACCTGGACCTCGCTGCCCAGCCCCTGCTGCTGCTCATGCTCGCGCTGTACGACGCCGCGGTCGGCAACGGCCTGGGCCTTCCTCTCGACAACGAGCGGCTCAGCCGTACCCAGTTGTACGAGCGGCTGTTCACGGAGTTCGTTCGCCGCCAGGTCGTCAAGGACGGCCCGCTGCCCGCGACCGAGCAGACGGCGGCGGTCGACCGTGAGCTGCACCGCCTGTCGGTGATCGCTCTCGGGATGCTCCACCGTGGGGCCCAGGCCATCACCGGCGAGCAGGCGGACGGTGACCTGCGCGCGCTGGCCCCCGAGTCACCCGGGCGGGAGCCCCTCGGTGCCGAGCCGCTCTTCGGCCGTTTCTTCTTCGTCCATGAGGCGCAGGCCGTGGTGACCGACCAGCGCCTGCGCAGCTACGAGTTCCTGCACGCGACGTTCGGCGAGCACCTGGCGGCCCGGCTGATCGACGGGGCGTTGCGCCGCCTGGCGGAGTCCGGGAGCCAGGACGACGGTGAGCTGTACGCGCTCTTGTCCTTCACCCCGCTCACCGACCGGGACCAACTCCCACGGAACCTGGGCGACATGCTCGCTGCCTGGCCGGACGGCGAGGCCCGGGAAAGGCTGCCCGGCCTGCTGGCCGCCCGGTTCCGGCAGACGGAGTGGGGCAACCCCCACCGCACCGATCCGGGGCACGCGCCGACAACGGTCACCAGGACGTACCGGAACGCGGTGTACGAGGTGAATCTGCTGCTGATCACGGTGCTCGCGGCGGGCGAGGTGTACGCGTCGGCGTTCGTGGGGACCGGCGACCTGGTCGACGGCTGGCGGCGGCAGGTCTTGCTGTGGCAGTCGCAGCTGTCGTCCGAGTCCTGGGATCTGCTGTCCTCCGCACTGCACCCGGAGCGCTGCGAGCGGGACGGCAAGCCGGACCTGCGGATCAGTACCCGCCAGGCGCCGCTCCTCCATCACGAGCTGAACTGGCAACTGGGCGCCTTCGGCGGACAGTTGGGCTCGTCGCTCATGTTGCCGGAAGACGTCGCCCCGTCCGGCCTCTCGGGTACGGAAAGGCGGGTGATGTTCGTCGGCGACAGCGACGCCGAACTCCTGCTGCACGCCGTACACCCGCTCCTGCACCAGATGTCCGGCACGCTCCGGTCACACCTGCTGGACGCGGGCGGCTCCGTCCGCTCGGCGGCGCAGTCCCTCGTGGCCCTGCTCAGCCGGGACCGGTACGACACCCTGGCACTGCCCGACCTGTACCTCAGGTGTCTGCGTCACCTGGAGCATCTGACCGACCACGAACGAATCCGCTACCTGGAAGCCGTGGTCTGCCAGTTGAGGCACGACGCCGACATCTTGTCCGACGACGCGCTCCTCCACCTGGTGCTTCGCCTCGACGAGTCCCTCGGCGACGGGGGATTCGTCACCGCAGCGGCCCAGAGGGCGTTGCTGGACTTCATCCACTCCGTCGTGGGCAGGGGCGGCGGGATGCTGGCCGTGGAACTCGCCTCCCTCCAGGACACCATCTACCGCATCGAGCACGGCGACAAGGACAACGACCCCCTGGACCGCCTGCTCCGGCTGACCAAGGTCGGCCGGAGCAGCGGTACCTGGCTGCTCGTCGTGGGGCGGGGAAAGGCCGCCACGCCCCTCTTCGACGATGTCCTCGCGGGCCTCGACCTCACGATGGCCGCCGCCCGGCATCCGTCCGCCGTCATCGACCTCCTCCGCCTGGCCGCCGACCTCGGCCTGGACGACTGGCTGGCCGGAAACGCGGCCCGCCTCCTCGCCGCCCTGCCCGCCGAGGCCTTCGCCCTGCTCCGCCCCACCGACCTCCCCCACCTCCGGGCGGCGCTCCCGGAGGGCGCGTACGCCGCCGAGTTCGCCAGGCTGGAGCGGATCTGGCGGGGACCGGCCGTCACTCCTCCGGCGGAAACACTCCCTCCCCACTCCCCACCAGCGTGA
- a CDS encoding DUF5336 domain-containing protein, translated as MNIRSLTRGDGVVIGAAVVLFIASFLDNYSYNVDGASGIDMPNLWESGPVLLGVVFAGIIGAALVVLGRGLPQPRKVAGLELVQAGTAFTVVAALGALGNVIDPAGGANNIGSSNDGPDAGMGLILALIATLVMAGAAIATPLVPVLQAGLLPTPKPAAPQPYGAQPPGGYGYPGAPAAGVPYGAQPQPGQPFGQPQPAAQGAPQPAAQGAPAAAQPAAADFSPFWFAVPVTRPLFAEDGSPTPIAELAPGTWYLAVEQRGAQLIAQTQDGRRGVLQDTSGIQRG; from the coding sequence GTGAATATCCGCTCCCTCACTAGAGGCGACGGCGTGGTGATCGGAGCAGCGGTGGTGCTGTTCATCGCGTCGTTCCTCGACAACTACTCGTACAACGTCGATGGCGCCAGCGGCATCGACATGCCCAACCTCTGGGAGAGCGGACCGGTCCTGCTCGGCGTCGTGTTCGCGGGGATCATCGGTGCCGCGCTCGTCGTCCTCGGCCGAGGCCTGCCGCAGCCCCGCAAGGTGGCCGGGCTGGAACTCGTCCAGGCCGGCACCGCGTTCACCGTCGTCGCCGCGCTCGGTGCCCTCGGCAATGTCATCGACCCGGCCGGCGGCGCGAACAACATCGGTTCGTCCAACGACGGTCCGGACGCGGGCATGGGCCTGATCCTCGCCCTGATCGCCACGCTGGTCATGGCCGGAGCGGCCATCGCCACCCCGCTCGTCCCGGTGCTCCAGGCCGGTCTGCTCCCGACGCCGAAGCCGGCCGCCCCGCAGCCCTACGGCGCCCAGCCGCCCGGCGGTTACGGCTACCCGGGCGCCCCGGCCGCGGGGGTGCCGTACGGTGCCCAGCCGCAGCCGGGTCAGCCCTTCGGGCAGCCGCAGCCGGCCGCGCAGGGGGCCCCGCAGCCGGCTGCGCAGGGTGCTCCGGCGGCGGCTCAGCCGGCCGCTGCGGACTTCTCGCCGTTCTGGTTCGCCGTGCCGGTGACCCGTCCGCTGTTCGCGGAGGACGGCTCGCCGACCCCGATCGCCGAACTGGCGCCGGGCACCTGGTACTTGGCCGTCGAGCAGCGCGGTGCCCAGCTGATCGCGCAGACCCAGGACGGCCGCCGCGGTGTCCTCCAGGACACCTCCGGCATCCAGCGCGGCTGA
- a CDS encoding N-acetylmuramoyl-L-alanine amidase, giving the protein MSYTGPEFEPPQTRRPRRGPMTVALAALVPGALLGWVVYEAVGGGNGASGRTASAASASPHSPYSASPPVRSASPDGSPGDDGKAAAGGGAGPLAGKVVVIDPGHNPGNFQHATEINRQVDIGTNKKECDTTGTSTNDGYTEARFTLDVAHRLRTLLEKQGATVKLTHDGDSPAWGPCVDERARFGNAAHADAAISIHADGSAEGDRGFHVILPGSVHAGAADTRNIVGPSRDLGTRVAGNFVRDTGEPPSNYVGKGTGLVTRTDLGGLNLSTVPKVFIECGNMRDSKDAALLTSGAWRQRAAQGISDGIVSFLRGS; this is encoded by the coding sequence GTGTCGTACACAGGCCCGGAATTCGAACCCCCGCAGACCCGCCGACCCCGGCGCGGCCCCATGACCGTGGCGCTCGCCGCGCTGGTGCCCGGTGCGCTGCTCGGCTGGGTGGTGTATGAGGCGGTCGGGGGCGGGAACGGGGCGTCCGGCCGTACGGCCTCCGCCGCGTCGGCCTCCCCGCACTCCCCTTACTCCGCCTCTCCGCCGGTCCGCTCGGCCTCCCCCGACGGTTCCCCCGGCGACGACGGCAAGGCCGCGGCCGGCGGCGGGGCCGGGCCGCTGGCGGGCAAGGTCGTGGTCATCGACCCCGGGCACAATCCCGGCAACTTCCAGCACGCCACCGAGATCAACCGCCAGGTCGACATCGGGACGAACAAGAAGGAGTGCGACACCACCGGGACGTCCACCAACGACGGTTACACCGAGGCCCGGTTCACCCTCGACGTCGCCCACCGGCTGCGCACGCTGCTGGAGAAGCAGGGCGCCACGGTGAAGCTGACCCATGACGGGGACAGCCCGGCGTGGGGGCCGTGTGTGGACGAGCGGGCCCGGTTCGGGAACGCCGCCCATGCCGACGCGGCGATCTCCATCCACGCCGACGGCTCCGCGGAGGGCGACCGGGGCTTCCACGTCATCCTGCCGGGGTCCGTGCACGCCGGTGCCGCCGACACCCGGAACATCGTCGGCCCCTCCCGCGACCTGGGCACGCGCGTCGCCGGGAACTTCGTGCGCGACACCGGTGAGCCGCCGTCCAACTACGTCGGCAAAGGTACCGGTCTCGTCACACGTACGGACCTGGGTGGTCTCAATCTGTCAACGGTTCCCAAGGTGTTCATCGAGTGCGGCAACATGCGCGATAGCAAGGACGCGGCACTGCTGACCAGCGGCGCCTGGCGGCAGCGGGCGGCGCAAGGAATCTCTGACGGAATCGTGAGTTTCCTGCGCGGGTCGTGA
- a CDS encoding TetR family transcriptional regulator — protein MPAEASTSRPSPTLGFARAGGPPPPPLTERQEARRRRILHASAQLASRGGFDAVQMREVAESSQVALGTLYRYFPSKVHLLVATMQDQLEHMHGTLRKKPPVGDTAAERVAETLMRAFRALQREPHLADAMVRALTFADRSVSPEVDQVSRQTTVIILDAMGLENPTPEQLSAVRVIEHTWHSALITWLSGRASIAQVKIDIETVCRLIDLTEPGGHS, from the coding sequence ATGCCTGCGGAAGCCAGTACGTCGAGGCCGTCCCCCACTCTCGGCTTCGCTCGAGCGGGGGGACCCCCACCGCCGCCCCTCACCGAGCGGCAGGAGGCCCGCCGCCGCCGGATCCTGCACGCGAGCGCCCAGCTGGCCAGCCGGGGCGGTTTCGACGCGGTGCAGATGCGCGAGGTGGCCGAGTCCTCCCAGGTCGCCCTCGGCACCCTCTACCGCTACTTCCCGTCCAAGGTGCATCTGCTGGTCGCCACCATGCAGGACCAGCTGGAGCACATGCACGGCACGCTGCGCAAGAAGCCCCCGGTGGGCGACACGGCGGCCGAGCGGGTGGCGGAGACGCTGATGCGGGCCTTCCGCGCGCTGCAGCGCGAGCCGCACCTGGCCGACGCGATGGTCCGCGCGCTCACGTTCGCCGACCGCAGCGTCTCCCCCGAGGTCGACCAGGTCTCCCGCCAGACGACGGTGATCATCCTGGACGCGATGGGCCTGGAGAACCCCACCCCCGAGCAGCTCTCGGCGGTCCGCGTCATCGAGCACACCTGGCACTCGGCCCTCATCACCTGGCTCTCGGGCCGCGCCTCCATCGCCCAGGTCAAGATCGACATCGAGACGGTGTGCCGGCTGATCGATCTGACGGAGCCGGGCGGACATTCCTGA
- a CDS encoding prenyltransferase/squalene oxidase repeat-containing protein codes for MTTPRTEHLVLPGVLTAGQAAATVRGILAVQREDGAIPWFRGHHLDPWDHTEAAMALDAAGEHTAAERAYDWLARHQNEDGSWYAAYADGAHDDVTDRARESNFVAYIAVGVWHHYLATGDDTFLDRMWPTVYAAVEWVLRLQQPGGQIGWRRDADGTPTADALLTGSSSIHHALRCALAIAEQREEPQPDWELAVGALRHAIRRHPERFLDKDRYSMDWYYPVLGGALTGEEAMARIAESWDRFVVPGVGVRCVVPNPWVTGGESSELALALWAVGESDRALTILQSIQHLRDPDSGLYWTGYVFEDDAIWPRELTTWTAGSLLLAVAALGGHEATCAVFGGERLPAGLDPDCCG; via the coding sequence GTGACCACTCCCCGGACAGAACACCTCGTCCTGCCCGGGGTCCTCACCGCCGGGCAGGCCGCCGCGACCGTCCGCGGCATCCTCGCCGTACAGCGGGAGGACGGCGCGATCCCGTGGTTCCGCGGGCACCACCTGGACCCCTGGGACCACACCGAGGCCGCGATGGCCCTGGACGCGGCCGGCGAGCACACGGCCGCCGAGCGGGCCTACGACTGGCTCGCCCGGCACCAGAACGAGGACGGCTCCTGGTACGCCGCCTACGCCGACGGCGCCCACGACGACGTCACCGACCGCGCCCGCGAGTCGAACTTCGTCGCCTACATAGCCGTCGGCGTCTGGCACCACTACCTCGCCACCGGCGACGACACGTTCCTGGACCGCATGTGGCCCACCGTGTACGCGGCCGTGGAATGGGTGCTCAGGCTCCAGCAGCCCGGCGGCCAGATCGGCTGGCGGCGCGACGCCGACGGCACGCCCACCGCGGACGCGCTGCTCACCGGCAGTTCCTCGATCCACCACGCGTTGCGCTGCGCCCTCGCGATCGCCGAACAGCGCGAAGAGCCGCAGCCGGACTGGGAGTTGGCGGTCGGCGCACTGCGCCACGCGATCCGCCGCCACCCGGAGCGCTTCCTCGACAAGGACCGCTACTCGATGGACTGGTACTACCCGGTCCTCGGCGGCGCGCTGACCGGCGAGGAGGCCATGGCCCGCATCGCCGAGTCCTGGGACCGCTTCGTGGTGCCCGGCGTCGGCGTACGCTGCGTGGTCCCCAACCCCTGGGTCACCGGCGGCGAGTCCAGCGAACTCGCCCTCGCCCTGTGGGCGGTGGGGGAGTCCGACCGCGCCCTGACGATCCTCCAGTCCATCCAGCACCTGCGCGACCCGGACAGCGGCCTGTACTGGACGGGATACGTCTTCGAGGACGACGCGATCTGGCCGCGCGAGCTGACCACGTGGACGGCGGGCTCCCTGCTGCTCGCGGTGGCCGCTCTCGGGGGTCACGAGGCGACGTGCGCGGTCTTCGGCGGGGAGCGGCTGCCGGCGGGGCTGGACCCGGACTGCTGCGGCTAG
- a CDS encoding glycosyltransferase: MTAEARNAGARKDPAADGERPLDIALLTYKGNPFCGGQGVYVRHLSRELARLGHRVEVIGSQPYPVLDEGYPGLTLTELPSLDLYRQPDPFRTPGRGEYRDWIDGLEVATMWTGGFPEPLTFSLRARRHLRARRGEFDVVHDNQTLGYGLLGDIGAPLVTTIHHPITVDRQLELDAAETRQRRYSVRRWYAFTRMQKRVARRLPSVLTVSGTSRQEIVDHLGVRDDRIHVIHIGADTDLFSPNPAVPEVPGRIVTTSSADVPLKGLVFLVEALAKVRTEHPAAHLVVVGKRPEEGPVAQAIERYGLAGAVEFVKGISDAELVDLIRSAEVACVPSLYEGFSLPAAEAMATGTPLVATTGGAIPEVAGRDGETCLAVTPGDAGALAAGLVRLLGDPELRVRLGRAGRERVLARFTWARAAEGTVARYREAVARTGGLRTRPHPEPYPMPHPEPHTEPYPMPHPEGRPAAAATGVYTESRATC; the protein is encoded by the coding sequence GTGACCGCTGAGGCCCGGAACGCGGGTGCCCGGAAGGACCCCGCGGCCGACGGCGAGCGACCGCTCGACATCGCGCTCCTCACCTATAAAGGGAACCCGTTCTGCGGCGGGCAGGGTGTCTACGTACGGCACCTCTCGCGCGAGCTGGCCCGGCTCGGGCACCGCGTCGAGGTGATCGGCTCGCAGCCGTACCCCGTCCTCGACGAGGGGTATCCCGGCCTCACCCTCACCGAGCTGCCCAGCCTCGACCTGTACCGCCAGCCCGACCCCTTCCGCACCCCGGGGCGGGGCGAGTACCGGGACTGGATCGACGGTCTCGAAGTCGCGACCATGTGGACCGGCGGGTTTCCCGAGCCGCTGACCTTCTCCCTGCGCGCCCGCCGCCATCTGCGCGCCCGGCGCGGTGAGTTCGACGTCGTCCACGACAACCAGACGCTCGGGTACGGCCTGTTGGGCGACATCGGCGCCCCCCTGGTCACCACCATCCACCACCCCATCACCGTCGACCGGCAGCTGGAGCTGGACGCGGCCGAGACCCGGCAGCGGCGCTACTCGGTCCGCCGCTGGTACGCCTTCACGCGGATGCAGAAGCGCGTCGCCCGCCGGCTGCCCTCGGTCCTCACCGTCTCCGGCACCTCCCGGCAGGAGATCGTGGACCACCTCGGCGTCCGCGACGACCGCATCCACGTGATCCACATCGGCGCCGACACCGACCTGTTCTCGCCGAATCCGGCCGTGCCCGAGGTGCCGGGCCGGATCGTCACCACCTCCAGCGCCGACGTGCCGCTGAAGGGCCTGGTCTTCCTCGTGGAGGCGCTGGCCAAGGTGCGCACCGAGCACCCGGCCGCCCATCTCGTCGTCGTCGGCAAGCGCCCCGAGGAGGGGCCGGTGGCCCAGGCCATCGAGCGGTACGGCCTCGCCGGCGCCGTCGAGTTCGTCAAGGGCATCTCCGACGCCGAACTCGTCGACCTGATCCGGTCCGCCGAGGTCGCCTGCGTGCCCTCGCTGTACGAGGGCTTCTCGCTGCCCGCCGCCGAGGCCATGGCCACCGGCACCCCGCTGGTCGCCACGACCGGCGGCGCCATCCCCGAGGTCGCCGGCCGCGACGGCGAGACCTGCCTGGCCGTCACCCCCGGGGACGCGGGCGCGCTCGCCGCCGGGCTCGTACGACTGCTCGGCGACCCGGAGCTGCGCGTGCGGCTCGGCCGGGCCGGCCGGGAGCGGGTGCTCGCCCGCTTCACCTGGGCGCGGGCCGCCGAGGGCACCGTCGCCCGCTACCGCGAGGCCGTCGCCCGCACCGGCGGCCTCCGTACCCGGCCGCACCCCGAGCCGTACCCCATGCCGCACCCTGAGCCGCACACCGAGCCGTACCCCATGCCGCACCCCGAGGGCCGCCCCGCGGCCGCGGCAACAGGCGTCTACACCGAAAGCAGGGCCACGTGCTGA
- a CDS encoding LLM class F420-dependent oxidoreductase codes for MRLGLALGYWGRGPDARHVPLAVEAERLGYDSVWTAESWGSDAFTPLTWIAARTSTIRLGTGVAQMAARTPAATAMHALTLDHLSGGRVLLGLGLSGPQVVEGWYGRPFPKSPLTATREYVDVVRQVLQRQGPVEVDGRFHPLPYRGPDATGLGRPLKSITHPLRPDLPVLLGAEGPKNVAQTVRIADGWLPLYWAPSRPEVYGEAVRKLPEGFMVAPLAQVRVCDDVAEGLLPVKAMLGFYIGGMGHAARNFHADLMARMGYEGQARRIQELFLAGRREEAVLAVPDAFADEISLVGPRARIAERLAAWRAGPVTDLLAVSPDPHTLRVLAELNS; via the coding sequence ATGCGGCTCGGGCTCGCACTGGGGTACTGGGGACGCGGGCCGGACGCCCGGCACGTACCGCTCGCCGTCGAGGCGGAGCGGCTCGGCTACGACTCGGTGTGGACGGCGGAGTCCTGGGGCTCGGACGCCTTCACCCCGCTCACCTGGATCGCGGCGCGGACGTCGACGATCAGACTGGGTACGGGCGTTGCCCAGATGGCCGCCCGTACCCCGGCCGCCACCGCGATGCACGCCCTCACCCTGGATCACCTCTCCGGCGGACGCGTGCTGCTCGGCCTCGGCCTGTCCGGGCCGCAGGTGGTGGAGGGCTGGTACGGCCGCCCGTTCCCGAAGTCGCCGCTGACCGCGACCCGGGAGTACGTGGACGTCGTACGGCAGGTGCTGCAGCGGCAGGGGCCGGTGGAAGTGGACGGGCGGTTCCATCCGCTGCCCTACCGGGGGCCGGACGCGACCGGGCTCGGCCGGCCGCTGAAGTCCATCACGCATCCGCTGCGGCCCGATCTGCCCGTGCTGCTCGGCGCCGAGGGGCCGAAGAACGTGGCGCAGACGGTGCGGATCGCCGACGGCTGGCTGCCGCTGTACTGGGCGCCGAGCCGGCCCGAGGTGTACGGGGAGGCCGTGCGGAAGCTGCCCGAGGGGTTCATGGTGGCTCCGCTGGCCCAGGTGCGGGTGTGTGACGACGTGGCCGAGGGGCTGCTGCCCGTCAAGGCCATGCTCGGCTTCTACATCGGCGGGATGGGGCACGCGGCCCGCAACTTCCACGCCGATCTGATGGCCCGTATGGGGTACGAGGGGCAGGCGCGGCGGATCCAGGAGCTGTTCCTCGCCGGGCGGCGGGAGGAGGCCGTGCTGGCCGTGCCGGACGCCTTCGCCGACGAGATCTCGCTGGTCGGGCCGCGTGCGCGGATCGCCGAGCGGCTGGCGGCATGGCGCGCGGGCCCGGTGACCGACCTGCTGGCCGTCTCACCGGACCCGCACACGCTCAGGGTGCTGGCGGAGCTGAACTCCTAG